The Psychroflexus sp. ALD_RP9 region GTACTCGGCTTTATTTTCAGCTGAAATATCTTCAGCTGTTTTACCATCGTACTTAGACTTAAGGTCACGAACAATTCTTGTTTTTTCAAGATTTTCTTCAACAATATCTCCTAAGAAATTCCAACCGTAAACATCATCTACATAACCATTTTTATCATCATCAATATTATTATTTGGTATTTCATCTTCATTAACCCAAAGTACGTCTTTTAAATCTTCGTGTTCAATGTCTATACCACTATCAACAACCGCAACAATTACTGTTTCGCCTTCATAATCCTTGATGAGTTCTTCATAAGCGCGATTAATACTCATTCCGGGAATAGTATCGGTCAATAAGTCTAATGACGACCATGATTTACGCTGATTTTCGTCTAGTTGAGAAACCTTTGTTGTTTCGTTATTCTGATTATTTAAAGCTGATGCTTCAAATTTAGGGCCGCTAGCACAGCCAACTAATAACCCAGATGCAAGTATAAAGCCTGTGGTTTTTTTAATTGAATTTATATTCATGATAAAAGATTAATTAAATAATTCGTTAAATGTATAGGTGTTGTGGTGTCGTGCACCCTTTTCAGTATCTTTAAGTGTAATGATTTCATTATGCGCATCATGCTCTAAAAACAAGAAGTAATCATTATTAACAGCTTCTTCGAGAAATTCTTTTTTCTCTTTTAGAGTTAACAAAGGCCTTGTGTCATAACCCATCACAAAAGGTAGCGGCACATGACCAGCAGTTGGAAGTAAATCGGCTGCAAAAACAAGTTTTTTTCCTTTGTAGTTAATAATAGGTATCATTTGTTTGTCGGTATGGCCATCTACAAATAAAACTTCAAAACCAAGCTCATCATAGAAATGACGTTTTTGGCTTCGCTGTAAAAATTCAAGCTGTCCTGCTTCCTGCATGGGCAAAAGATTCTCTTTTAAGAAAGAAGCTTTTTCTCGATCGTTAGGATTTATAGCCCAATCCCAATGCTCTTTATTGGTCCAAAACTTAGCATTTTTAAAAGCTGGCTCATAACCAGTTCGGTCTTTATTCCACTGAACACTACCACCACAATGGTCAAAATGAAGATGCGTCATAAAAACGTCTGTAATATCATCACGAGTAAACCCTTTTGCTTTCAATGATTTATCTAAGCTGTGGTTGCCCCAGCGATAATAATAACTAAAAAACTTTTCGCTTTGTTTATCGCCCAAGCCTGTATCTATTAAAATAAGGCGCTTGCCATTTTCTATAAGTAAGCTTGTGGCTGCAATATCAATCATGTTATTCGAGTCGGCAGGATTAGTCCTTTGCCATAAAGATTTTGGTACTACGCCAAACATAGCGCCTCCATCAAGCTTAAAATTTCCTGTTTCAATAGGATGTAAGGTCATACAAATAGTTTAAATTGCAAAATACTAAAACTGTCTTAACTATAGCTTTCATATAATTTGAATTATGCTATTTTTAACAACAAAATTTTAACAATGGTAGAATTAGCAGGAATTATAATTTTAGGTATCATGGCACAATGGTTTGCTTGGCGGTTTAAAATTCCAGCTATTTTACCCTTAATTTTAATTGGTTTGCTTGTTGGGCCAATAGCTACACTATTCACCGAAAATGGAACTAAACTAATAGAACCCATCTGGAATGGTGAATCTGGATTGTTTCCTGGAGAAAGTCTATTCTATTTCGTTTCATTAGCCATTAGTATAATTTTATTTGAAGGTGGTTTGACTTTACGCCGTGGAGAAATATTAAATGTTGGTCCTGTAATTGTAAAGTTAATTACGGTTGCCGTTGCTATAACATTTGTTGGTGCTGGTATTGCTGCCCACTTTATTCTTGGTCTTAGTTGGCAAATTTCATTATTGTTTTCGGCACTGATTATTGTAACCGGACCAACGGTAATATCTCCCATTCTCAGGAACATACCACTTAAGAAAGATGTTTCTGCAATTTTAAAATGGGAAGGTATTTTAATTGATCCTATTGGTGCATTAATTTCGGTTTTAGTATTTGAATTTATTATGGCTGGTCAAGGTGAAGCTTACACAACAACAGCTTTAATCGAGTTTGGAAAAATTGTTTTATTTGGTTTTACGTTTGGTTTTACTTTTGCCCATGCCTTAGCTTTTGCGATAAAGAAGAAGGTAATCCCGCATTACTTATTAAACGTTTTTACTTTAGCAACTGTCTTAGGTGTTTTTGTTTTAGCAGATCATTTTGCTCATGAAAGCGGCCTTTTAGCGGTTGTTGTAATGGGTATTATCATGGGAAATACCAACTTACCTAATTTAAAAGAACTTCTGTATTTTAAAGAATCTCTGAGTGTGCTTTTAATTTCAATTTTATTTATCCTGCTTGCCGCAAATATTAATTTTGAAGATCTTATGCTGGTTTACAATTGGGAAACACTTATTCTATTTGTAGTAGTGGTATTTGTTGTAAGACCAGTTGGCGTATTTTTAAGTAGCATAAAATCTCCTTTAAAAACCAATGAAAAAATCTTTGTGAGCTGGGTTGGACCTAGAGGAATCGTGGCTGCAGGTATTGCCTCTTTATTTGGGTTACGCTTAATGGGGCAAAACATACCAAATGCCGAATTAATAACTCCTTTAGTATTTACCGTTGTTTTGGGTACTGTTTTATTAAACGCCACAACAGCGCGCCCATTCGCTAAATTAATAGGTGTATATCTAACAGATTCAAAAGGTATTTTAATTGTGGGCTCTTCCTCATTTTCGCGTCTTATCGCTAAATATCTTATCGACAATAACCGCCATGTAGTTATCGTCGATAATAACAAAAGCAACATCGAAAACGCTAAAAAAATGGGTATTGACGCTATTAACTCTAATATTTATTCTGAAGATTTAATCGATAACATAGAGCTTAGCGATGTTGGTTACTTGATGGCGCTTACAGGAAATGCATCTGTAAACAAAAAAGCTATTGAGAACTTTGCAAAAAATTTTGGTGAACACGGAACCTTCAGAGTAATCTCTTCTGAAGAAATGGAAAACCCTGAAGAAAATCCTAAAGAAGGCTTATTTTCTCATACAGATGATTACATAAAATTAGTAAATTTAACAAGACGTTACCCTAAAATTCATGAAATTGAACTTAATTCAAAAGAGCATTATAACGGCTTAATTGAAATAAGTAAAGGAAATAGCGATATTATTCCGTTGTTTATTAAAGACAATGAAGGTAATCTTGAAATTATACCTTCAGACAGTACTTCGGTTGAAGTTGCCGAGGATGATAAACTAGTTTACCTCGGCAAAGAGTTTGAAAAAGAAAACTCTGACGAAGTCTTAGAAGAAAATACACTAAAAGCCTAACCACCAATGATTATATTTTATGAACAGCGAAGAATTGCAATACCTCATCGCCCTAAAGCAAATTCCTAATGTAGGCGATGCTACTGCCAAAAAATTAATTCAACATTTTGGCTCTGCTAAAGCAGTTTTTTCAGCCAGCAATACCGACTTACTCGCCGTAAATGGTTTTGGTCAACATAAACTCAAACAATTTAAAGACCCAAGTTATTTAAAACTCGCAGAAGAAGAAGTCCGATTTATTGAAGAAGAGCAAATACAAGTAACTTACTTCAAAGACAAAAGTTATCCGCAAAACTTAAAGCACTGCATAGATGGCCCAGTTATTCTTTTTCAAAAAGGCAATATTGATCTTCAAAAGCAACATATAATTAGTATTGTAGGTACCCGACAAATCACAAGCAGTGGTGTAAACTTTTGTGAAAAACTTATTGAAACCTTAGCACCATTAAAACCTGTAATTATTTCAGGATTTGCCTATGGTGCAGATATTTGCGCCCATAAAAAAGCCTTAGATTTAAATTTACAAACCGTAGCCGTTTTGGCTCATGGACTAAATACACTTTATCCTAAAGCGCACAAAAAATTCGAAGCTAGCATACTAAAGAACGGCGGATTTATGACTGATTTTTGCAGTTATCAAAATTTTGATCGTAATAATTTTTTAGGTCGTAATCGTATTATTGCTGGCCTAAGTGAAGCAACAATAGTCATTGAAAGTGCCGAGAAAGGCGGCTCTCTAGTCACAGCTGATATAGCTAACTCCTATAATCGTGAAGTCTTTGCTGTTCCTGGCAGACCCACAGATAAGTTTAGTAAAGGCTGTAATAACCTCATTAAAAAACAACAAGCGCATGTCCTAACCGAACCCGCAGATGTTATTTACATGCTCAATTGGGATTTAGAAGAACAAAAACAAGTTCAACAAACTGAATTATTTGTCGAGCTTACAACTGAGGAAGAAATATGCATCAATACTTTAAAAGAACAACCTAAAATTGAACTTGATGAAATTTGCAGATTAACCAAACTCCCAAGTTATAAAATTGCACCAATTTTACTAAATTTGGAGCTAAAAGGTTTAGTAAGACCTTTACCAGGAAAATTATATGAAATCATAAATTATTAGTATGAAAATTTTATCAAAACTAGGCTTATTTAGCCTCGCTATTATTGCTTTAAGCTGTTCTAAAGAAACACCACAAGAAGTAGAAGAATTTAAAACTTTAATGGGTGAAACAATTGAAATTCATGACGAAGTTATGCCAAAAATGAGTAGCTTAAATCAAAACATCCAAAAGCTAGACACATTAAAAAGTATAGATTCACTGAAGCAGCAACAGGCGATTAAAGACTTAAAATCAGCTCACGACCAAATGATGTCTTGGATGAAGGATTTTAGCAACACATTTTCTAGAGCTGAAATAAATCAAGGCTTACAAACAGAAAATCTAGACAGCATAAAATTAAAATTAAACGACTTAAAAAACTTGAACAAAGAAGCTAGCGAGATGAAAAAAGCTATTTTAAATAGTTTGGAAGATGCCCAAATGCTCTTAAAAAATTAAGGTTTTAAAAAATATTTTATATAAAAAAGCGACTTAAAAGTCGCTTTTTTTTTTAAATCTTGAAGTTAACACCTACACCTAAAACTTCCCTTATTTGAAAGCCTTTAACTGCATTGTCATCATAAATAGCTTGAAAGGTAAAGTTAGTTGAAATGTATTTATTAATACTCATCACAATGTTCATTGTGTAATCTATATCAATATTTTGAGGGTCTTCAATATAATTAGAGTATAAGTTTAGGATATTTTCCATGGTAATATCCTCCATCAGAGTAAATTTTCCATAGGCGTTAACAGACGCACCAAATTCTGTTCTAATCCAATCATTTTCATCTATACCAAAAAAATCGCCATCCTGATAGCCAGGCGTCGTTGTAAATTTTTTATTAGCAGTAATAATTCTACCTGTAACTGGAGAAAAATTAACTTTTAAATTTTCGCTTTTTTTCCAAAGAAAACCTACACCTAACTGCGTATAGGCTGGTGATAAAAATTCAGTTTGTGTTGTTCTAAGTTCTTCGCCTGTATTTGGGTCTTCACTAAAACTGTATCCTTTGTCAAATTGAGTTCTAAAATTTAACAAAGCTGAAGCATACCATTTACTATCTTTAATTTGTCTGCCAACAACCGAATTAATTTCTAAACGGTCACTTGTTTTACGATAAAAATCTTGATCTTTTGTTTTATTAATACCGAAATCGCCTAAAAATTTGGTATCCCAAGTATAATTACCTTTCTTATAATTCAGATCATAATTTACAATGATGTTAGCCGAGTAATTTGAGGTACCACCACCTTGCCATTCGGCGTTAAACGCAGACTGATTAATAAGTAGCGAAAAGTTACCGCCAGTTGTCCAAGTAGAATCTTTTGCTGTTTGTGCTTGAGCACTAACCGAATAGCTAATTAAGCTAAGAACGATGAAGGATAATAAATTGAAGTTTTTTTTCATGGTTTAAAAATTTAGAACGCAAATGTATTAAATTTTTAAACTTTATTTCTTGATTGTTTATATAAAGGCACTGCTGAACAAGCTTCACCAAACATTATACTCTTAACCTCTGGTTGAAGTTTTTGCTGTAAAAGCAAATAAGCATTCTGAGGTACTGGTTTATTACTGCATCCCTTTATGATGATTGGTTTATTTTTGAACTCTGAAGCATCAAAACTTTGCAAGACTTCTGCGTATAGTATGCTTTCAAGTGTTTCAAGATTTCCGTAAATTATTTTTTTTGCAAACTGACTTAAGTGTGATGATATCAGCATATAAGCCCATGCAGGTACAATAGCGTCAGTCGAGCAATGAAGGGAAACATAAGCATCTTTATAAACTGACCAGTTATGAGACTTTAATTCGGCTCTAAATTCCTTTTCTCGAAGTATAAATCCTTCAACAAGCCAATTTTTAAGATCAATTTCAAAACGTGGACCGTCTTGATAAAAATCTTCAAGATTAATCGTTACTAACTTGCTATTGGCAACCCGATTAATAATTTCTTCAGCCATAATTTAAAGCATTCCTAATTCTAACTTTGCCTCTTCACTCATTAAGTCTTGTGACCAAGGCGGATCAAAAGTAAGCTCAATTTCTGAATCTTTAACTTGATCAAGTGATTTTACTTTTTCATTAACCTCTTGTGGTAATGATTCGGCAACTGGACAGTTAGGAGAAGTTAAAGTCATAAGTATTTTGACCTCATAATCTTCATTTACGAAGACATCGTAAATTAAACCGAGTTCGTAAATATCAACAGGTATTTCTGGGTCGTAAATTGTTTTTAAAACACGAACAATTTCTTCGCCTAATTTTTCGGTATCAATTGTTTGTTCAGACATAGTTTTTAAGAATTTTTAGATGAGTTTAAAGCAATCGCATACATTTTAATTTGTTTAATCATACTTACCAAACCGTTTGCTCTAGTTGGTGATAAGTGTTCTTTTAAACCTATTTCATCTATGAATTGAGTATCAGCTTGCATGATATCTTCAGGTTTTTGTCCTGAGAAAACACGAATTAGTATAGCGATAATACCTTTAGTAATCACAGCATCGCTATCAGCTGTAAACTCTATGTTTTCGTCATTTTTTTCGGCATGAACCCAAACTCGACTTTGACAACCTTTTATAATGTTATCTTCGGTTTTATATTTTTCGTCTATTAATGGCAGAGATTTACCAAGTTCAATCATATATTCGTAACGTTGCATCCAATCGTCGAACATACTAAATTCATCTATGATTTCGGCTTGTTTATCTTGAATAGAACTCATTCTTTTTAGTTTGTTTTTACGGCTTTAACTTCAACTTGACCTTTATTATTAAGCAATTCGAGACTTGTTTTAGTTTGCTTAAATGCTTTCACTTGAGAAGATGCTTCAAAAAAGCTATCTTCAATAGCTTGTGTATCTTGACAGTACATTTTTGAAGAAACGCCGTAGCCTAAGTCTAGTTGCTCTTCAGACTCTTCATAATTAAATCTGTAGTTATTACAACCTGAATAGCCTGATATGATTTTCTTTTCTGCTTCAATATTTAGTGTCAGATTATGTTTGCTTACGTCATTATTATCGATATAAATAATTTTATATTCTCCTGAAGACAAGCCTGTTGTTTTAATTTGTTGTGCTTTACATGCTACTAACATGAAAGCAATTAATAAACCTAGGAACTTTAGATATTTCATAATAACATGCTTTTAGCTTTTTTAACGCCTTCAATAAAACGATCTATTTCGGTTTTGGTATTATAAAATGAAAATGATGCACGGACTGTTCCAGGTATTTTATAAAAGTTCATGATTGGTTGTGCACAATGATGGCCTGTACGAACTGCGATGCCCATTTTATCAAGTAAAGTTCCCATGTCGTAAGGGTGAATACCTTCTATATTGAATGAAATTACCGCAGTTTTTTGTTCTGGCTTTGCGCCATAAATTCGAACATCTTCGATTGTACCAAGTTGTTTTGTAGCGTAATCTAACAGTTCATGCTCATAAGTTGCAATGGCATCAAAACCGATTGCATTCATATAATCGAGAGCTTCTCCAAAAGCTATTCCTCCTGCAATATTAGGTGTTCCGGCTTCAAATTTATGAGGTAGGCCTGCATAAGTAGTTTTTTCGAAAGTAACTTCAGCTATCATTTCGCCACCACCTTGGTATGGAGGCAATTCTTCTAAGAGCGCTTCTTTACCGTATAACATTCCCACACCGGTTGGACCACAAATTTTATGTGCAGAAACCGTATAGAAATCTATATCTAACTCTTGTACATCAGCTTTTAAATGCGGTGCTGCTTGGGCACCATCAACTAAAACCTTAGCACCAACTTCATGTGCTTTTGTTATAATATGTTTTATTGGGTTAATGCTTCCTAAAGCGTTTGAGACATGATTAACAAAAACTAATTTAGTCTTACTTGACAGCATGGCTTCAAATTGATCTATTTCTAGCATGCCGTCTTCATTCATAGGTATAACCTTCAAATTAGCACCTGTTTTTTCGCAAAGCATTTGCCAAGGTACAATATTAGAATGATGCTCCATTGCTGAAACCAAAACTTCATCTTCTTCAGTTATAGATTTCGCATAGCCATTTGCAACAAGATTAATACTGTGGGTTGTTCCTGAAGTTAAAATGATTTCGTGCGCATGTTTAGCATTAAAATGCTGCTGGACCTTTTGGCGTGCTTTTTCATAAGCATCGGTAGCTATTTGCGACAAACTATGCACACCTCGATGAATATTTGCATTGTAATTGCTATAATAATCTACAATACAATCTATAACCTGTTGTGGTGTTTGCGATGTTGCCGCATTATCGAAATATATGAGTGGTTGACCGTTAATCTTCCGGTTAAGTATCGGAAAATCAGCTCGAATTGCTTCAACATTAAATAACTGCTTAGAAGTCGTTTGCATGTGTTTTTGTTTTCTAAAATTCGCTCCCAAACAATTGTGATGTGCTAAAATTATAGGTCAAACCCTAGTTCAACACCTATTTTTAGAGCAATTTGTTTGGTA contains the following coding sequences:
- a CDS encoding MBL fold metallo-hydrolase, producing the protein MTLHPIETGNFKLDGGAMFGVVPKSLWQRTNPADSNNMIDIAATSLLIENGKRLILIDTGLGDKQSEKFFSYYYRWGNHSLDKSLKAKGFTRDDITDVFMTHLHFDHCGGSVQWNKDRTGYEPAFKNAKFWTNKEHWDWAINPNDREKASFLKENLLPMQEAGQLEFLQRSQKRHFYDELGFEVLFVDGHTDKQMIPIINYKGKKLVFAADLLPTAGHVPLPFVMGYDTRPLLTLKEKKEFLEEAVNNDYFLFLEHDAHNEIITLKDTEKGARHHNTYTFNELFN
- a CDS encoding cation:proton antiporter; this translates as MVELAGIIILGIMAQWFAWRFKIPAILPLILIGLLVGPIATLFTENGTKLIEPIWNGESGLFPGESLFYFVSLAISIILFEGGLTLRRGEILNVGPVIVKLITVAVAITFVGAGIAAHFILGLSWQISLLFSALIIVTGPTVISPILRNIPLKKDVSAILKWEGILIDPIGALISVLVFEFIMAGQGEAYTTTALIEFGKIVLFGFTFGFTFAHALAFAIKKKVIPHYLLNVFTLATVLGVFVLADHFAHESGLLAVVVMGIIMGNTNLPNLKELLYFKESLSVLLISILFILLAANINFEDLMLVYNWETLILFVVVVFVVRPVGVFLSSIKSPLKTNEKIFVSWVGPRGIVAAGIASLFGLRLMGQNIPNAELITPLVFTVVLGTVLLNATTARPFAKLIGVYLTDSKGILIVGSSSFSRLIAKYLIDNNRHVVIVDNNKSNIENAKKMGIDAINSNIYSEDLIDNIELSDVGYLMALTGNASVNKKAIENFAKNFGEHGTFRVISSEEMENPEENPKEGLFSHTDDYIKLVNLTRRYPKIHEIELNSKEHYNGLIEISKGNSDIIPLFIKDNEGNLEIIPSDSTSVEVAEDDKLVYLGKEFEKENSDEVLEENTLKA
- the dprA gene encoding DNA-processing protein DprA, encoding MNSEELQYLIALKQIPNVGDATAKKLIQHFGSAKAVFSASNTDLLAVNGFGQHKLKQFKDPSYLKLAEEEVRFIEEEQIQVTYFKDKSYPQNLKHCIDGPVILFQKGNIDLQKQHIISIVGTRQITSSGVNFCEKLIETLAPLKPVIISGFAYGADICAHKKALDLNLQTVAVLAHGLNTLYPKAHKKFEASILKNGGFMTDFCSYQNFDRNNFLGRNRIIAGLSEATIVIESAEKGGSLVTADIANSYNREVFAVPGRPTDKFSKGCNNLIKKQQAHVLTEPADVIYMLNWDLEEQKQVQQTELFVELTTEEEICINTLKEQPKIELDEICRLTKLPSYKIAPILLNLELKGLVRPLPGKLYEIINY
- a CDS encoding DUF3078 domain-containing protein produces the protein MKKNFNLLSFIVLSLISYSVSAQAQTAKDSTWTTGGNFSLLINQSAFNAEWQGGGTSNYSANIIVNYDLNYKKGNYTWDTKFLGDFGINKTKDQDFYRKTSDRLEINSVVGRQIKDSKWYASALLNFRTQFDKGYSFSEDPNTGEELRTTQTEFLSPAYTQLGVGFLWKKSENLKVNFSPVTGRIITANKKFTTTPGYQDGDFFGIDENDWIRTEFGASVNAYGKFTLMEDITMENILNLYSNYIEDPQNIDIDYTMNIVMSINKYISTNFTFQAIYDDNAVKGFQIREVLGVGVNFKI
- a CDS encoding DUF2480 family protein; translation: MAEEIINRVANSKLVTINLEDFYQDGPRFEIDLKNWLVEGFILREKEFRAELKSHNWSVYKDAYVSLHCSTDAIVPAWAYMLISSHLSQFAKKIIYGNLETLESILYAEVLQSFDASEFKNKPIIIKGCSNKPVPQNAYLLLQQKLQPEVKSIMFGEACSAVPLYKQSRNKV
- a CDS encoding DUF59 domain-containing protein, with protein sequence MSEQTIDTEKLGEEIVRVLKTIYDPEIPVDIYELGLIYDVFVNEDYEVKILMTLTSPNCPVAESLPQEVNEKVKSLDQVKDSEIELTFDPPWSQDLMSEEAKLELGML
- a CDS encoding SufE family protein; protein product: MSSIQDKQAEIIDEFSMFDDWMQRYEYMIELGKSLPLIDEKYKTEDNIIKGCQSRVWVHAEKNDENIEFTADSDAVITKGIIAILIRVFSGQKPEDIMQADTQFIDEIGLKEHLSPTRANGLVSMIKQIKMYAIALNSSKNS
- a CDS encoding META domain-containing protein, whose amino-acid sequence is MKYLKFLGLLIAFMLVACKAQQIKTTGLSSGEYKIIYIDNNDVSKHNLTLNIEAEKKIISGYSGCNNYRFNYEESEEQLDLGYGVSSKMYCQDTQAIEDSFFEASSQVKAFKQTKTSLELLNNKGQVEVKAVKTN
- a CDS encoding aminotransferase class V-fold PLP-dependent enzyme, encoding MQTTSKQLFNVEAIRADFPILNRKINGQPLIYFDNAATSQTPQQVIDCIVDYYSNYNANIHRGVHSLSQIATDAYEKARQKVQQHFNAKHAHEIILTSGTTHSINLVANGYAKSITEEDEVLVSAMEHHSNIVPWQMLCEKTGANLKVIPMNEDGMLEIDQFEAMLSSKTKLVFVNHVSNALGSINPIKHIITKAHEVGAKVLVDGAQAAPHLKADVQELDIDFYTVSAHKICGPTGVGMLYGKEALLEELPPYQGGGEMIAEVTFEKTTYAGLPHKFEAGTPNIAGGIAFGEALDYMNAIGFDAIATYEHELLDYATKQLGTIEDVRIYGAKPEQKTAVISFNIEGIHPYDMGTLLDKMGIAVRTGHHCAQPIMNFYKIPGTVRASFSFYNTKTEIDRFIEGVKKAKSMLL